From Desulfovibrio sp., a single genomic window includes:
- a CDS encoding methyltransferase domain-containing protein, with amino-acid sequence MSDRASLIDTLIANTAFRRNVYEMIPQGADRILDFGCGEGGLALRFIRDKGCTDVHALEIDPNNAERLEGLMEHVWRADYEKGETLPEKFAGYFRHVILHDVVEHLFDPWVTLSKVRELVADDGRMIVSTPNIHYWMFQYEIMRGRFHYGPGAWHTGHLRWYTPASLVELLTIAGLKIETLYLDIPDKVSFLQKASAGTVNQVSFPPEELANLYPDKQPITVTYPGDIKKYYPAFFAGKLIAVCSKGRPPFELTKVTYNCGYLEGMRQKLRLRHDIYSPPDMVPLIGTSH; translated from the coding sequence ATGAGCGACCGTGCCAGCCTCATAGACACCCTCATCGCCAACACGGCTTTTCGCCGCAACGTCTACGAGATGATTCCCCAAGGTGCGGACCGGATTCTGGACTTCGGATGCGGAGAAGGCGGCCTGGCCCTGCGGTTCATACGCGACAAGGGGTGCACCGATGTCCACGCCTTGGAAATCGATCCAAATAACGCTGAGCGTCTGGAAGGGTTGATGGAGCATGTCTGGCGGGCGGATTACGAGAAAGGGGAGACCCTGCCCGAGAAATTCGCCGGCTATTTCCGCCACGTCATCCTGCACGACGTGGTGGAACACCTTTTCGACCCCTGGGTGACCCTTTCCAAAGTCCGGGAACTGGTGGCGGATGACGGGCGCATGATCGTGTCCACGCCCAACATCCACTACTGGATGTTCCAGTACGAGATCATGCGCGGCAGATTCCACTATGGTCCCGGAGCCTGGCACACCGGCCATCTTCGCTGGTACACCCCGGCCAGTTTGGTCGAGCTATTGACCATCGCTGGGCTCAAGATCGAAACGTTGTACCTGGACATCCCGGACAAGGTCTCCTTTCTGCAAAAGGCCAGCGCCGGCACTGTGAACCAGGTGAGCTTCCCTCCCGAAGAGCTGGCCAACCTCTATCCGGACAAGCAGCCCATCACCGTGACCTATCCTGGGGACATAAAGAAATACTACCCGGCCTTTTTCGCTGGCAAGCTCATCGCGGTATGTTCCAAGGGCAGGCCACCCTTCGAGCTGACCAAGGTCACCTACAACTGCGGCTACCTGGAGGGCATGCGCCAGAAGCTGCGCCTGCGCCACGACATCTACTCCCCGCCGGACATGGTCCCGCTCATCGGGACTTCCCACTGA
- a CDS encoding ABC transporter permease: MNDFAFLLTLTLKSSMAVLLAAQGEVLAERSGVINLGQEGMMLVGALTGFYVGFSTGSPVLAFAAAGTVGAALACLHGFFAIRLGANQLLSGIALTILGTGLSNYLGRGLIGKIGLRVQEMPVPILQDIPFIGPVLFKQNALVYLGFAITLVLWFILARTRWGLMVRACGENPAAADAMGVPVARVRLAALAAGGFLSGMAGAYLSLVVTPGWKEGISSGQGWIAVAIVIFAGWRPLAALGGALFFGFLTALQFFFQATGIHAVPLYMLRILPYLLTILTLSLAAYLGHRGHAPAGLGKPYFREQS, encoded by the coding sequence ATGAACGACTTCGCCTTCCTCCTTACGCTCACGCTCAAATCCTCCATGGCGGTGCTCCTGGCCGCCCAGGGCGAAGTGTTGGCCGAGCGCTCCGGGGTGATTAATCTCGGGCAGGAAGGTATGATGCTTGTGGGCGCCCTCACCGGGTTCTACGTGGGCTTTTCGACAGGAAGTCCCGTCCTGGCCTTTGCGGCGGCCGGGACCGTTGGCGCCGCCCTGGCCTGCCTGCACGGGTTCTTCGCCATACGCCTTGGGGCCAACCAGCTGCTCTCCGGCATCGCCCTGACAATCCTGGGCACCGGCCTGTCTAATTACCTGGGCCGGGGCCTCATAGGAAAGATCGGCCTGCGGGTGCAGGAAATGCCGGTTCCGATACTTCAGGATATCCCGTTCATAGGTCCCGTGCTTTTTAAGCAAAACGCGCTGGTTTACCTTGGCTTCGCCATCACCCTGGTGTTGTGGTTCATCCTTGCCCGCACGCGTTGGGGGCTCATGGTGCGCGCCTGCGGGGAAAACCCCGCTGCTGCCGACGCCATGGGAGTCCCGGTGGCCCGCGTGCGCCTTGCCGCTCTGGCGGCGGGAGGATTTCTCTCCGGAATGGCCGGGGCATACCTGTCCCTGGTCGTCACTCCCGGCTGGAAGGAAGGAATAAGCTCAGGCCAGGGCTGGATAGCCGTGGCCATCGTCATCTTCGCGGGATGGCGCCCCCTGGCCGCCCTGGGAGGCGCGCTTTTCTTTGGTTTCCTCACCGCCCTGCAGTTCTTTTTCCAGGCCACGGGAATACATGCGGTTCCGCTTTATATGCTGCGCATACTCCCGTACCTGCTGACCATACTCACCCTGAGCCTGGCCGCCTACCTGGGACACCGGGGGCATGCTCCAGCTGGGCTCGGCAAGCCCTATTTTCGCGAGCAATCATGA
- a CDS encoding insulinase family protein codes for MTHYDHRFHVLDNGLRIATERMGSARSVSFGIWIEAGSRHEAQGEEGTAHLWEHLAFKGTARRTALDIAKSLDLLGGHSNAYTSREHTCFHARVVDTHLEDALDIVSDIVLSPKPSEEDLLREKDVVLQEIAMVEDDPEDCLMEAFWSAMWPGCAMGHSILGVPGTVRGFKLPALENWRTGHYRPGRMLISAAGSLEHDQMIGLIERRFGGLEPTVPSPAPCQGKYHPPRLFKERDTEQSHVSLSFPGMGASDERRFAMSMLNAVLGGNMSSRLFQEVRERRGLAYSVYSFANSLSDQGVLQVYAAVEPDRTGELLVCLREELAKLARHGVTPEELEHARDHLLSVLYLTIESSEDRMSRLARNQLILGRYVAPEETAARFEAVTLDEVRALAAEILDPAGAGIAVMGPVIDEAWTKAFTP; via the coding sequence ATGACCCACTACGACCACCGCTTTCACGTATTGGACAACGGCCTGCGCATAGCCACTGAACGCATGGGCAGCGCCCGCAGCGTAAGCTTCGGCATATGGATAGAGGCCGGTTCCCGCCATGAAGCGCAAGGCGAGGAAGGTACGGCGCATCTCTGGGAGCACCTGGCCTTCAAGGGAACAGCCCGGCGTACCGCCTTAGACATAGCCAAATCCCTTGACCTCCTGGGCGGGCACTCCAACGCCTACACCAGCCGCGAACACACCTGCTTTCACGCCCGGGTGGTGGATACCCACCTTGAGGACGCGCTGGACATCGTCTCGGACATCGTCTTGTCGCCCAAGCCCTCCGAGGAGGACCTCCTGCGCGAAAAGGACGTGGTTCTCCAAGAGATCGCCATGGTGGAGGACGACCCGGAGGACTGCCTCATGGAGGCCTTCTGGAGCGCCATGTGGCCGGGCTGCGCCATGGGACACTCCATACTTGGAGTGCCCGGAACCGTGCGCGGGTTCAAGCTTCCCGCACTGGAGAACTGGCGCACCGGACACTACCGCCCGGGCAGGATGCTCATCTCCGCCGCTGGAAGCCTGGAACACGACCAGATGATCGGCCTGATAGAGCGCCGTTTCGGCGGGTTGGAACCCACAGTTCCCAGCCCAGCCCCGTGCCAAGGCAAGTACCATCCTCCACGGCTTTTCAAGGAGCGTGACACCGAGCAGAGCCACGTGAGTCTCTCTTTTCCAGGCATGGGCGCCAGCGACGAACGGCGCTTCGCCATGAGCATGTTAAACGCCGTGCTCGGGGGCAACATGTCCTCGCGGCTCTTCCAGGAAGTGCGCGAGCGCCGCGGCCTGGCCTACAGCGTCTATTCCTTCGCCAACTCGCTTTCGGACCAGGGCGTGCTGCAGGTCTACGCCGCCGTGGAGCCGGACCGCACCGGAGAGCTGCTCGTCTGCCTGCGCGAGGAACTCGCCAAGCTGGCCCGCCACGGTGTCACCCCTGAAGAGCTCGAACACGCTCGGGACCATCTGCTCTCGGTTCTCTACCTGACCATCGAATCCAGCGAGGACCGCATGTCCAGACTGGCGCGCAACCAGCTCATCCTCGGCCGTTACGTGGCGCCCGAGGAGACCGCGGCCCGTTTCGAGGCGGTCACTCTGGACGAGGTGCGCGCCCTGGCCGCTGAGATACTGGACCCCGCCGGGGCTGGCATCGCGGTCATGGGGCCGGTTATCGACGAAGCCTGGACCAAGGCGTTCACGCCGTGA
- a CDS encoding macro domain-containing protein translates to MTRFEFPAGVLGLAQGDIASWPAQAVVNAANSRLAGGGGVDGVIHRAAGPKLPHACRKIIAERGEVSAGQAAITPGFDMIAQHIIHAVGPIWRGGRYGEPEALASAYRTSLELCHIHGILTVAFPALSCGAYGYPVELAAPVALGELSHAVRKGLVREAWMVLFSEQAYETWLGIARQIL, encoded by the coding sequence GTGACCCGGTTCGAATTTCCTGCCGGCGTCCTGGGTCTGGCCCAGGGAGATATCGCCTCATGGCCCGCCCAGGCGGTGGTGAACGCGGCCAACTCCCGGTTGGCCGGAGGCGGGGGCGTGGACGGAGTGATCCACCGGGCCGCAGGGCCGAAGCTTCCCCATGCCTGCCGCAAGATCATCGCCGAACGGGGCGAGGTTTCCGCTGGCCAGGCGGCCATCACTCCCGGCTTCGATATGATTGCCCAGCACATCATCCATGCCGTCGGCCCCATCTGGCGCGGCGGTCGCTATGGTGAACCCGAGGCCCTGGCCTCGGCTTATCGAACCAGCCTGGAGTTATGCCACATACACGGCATCCTCACCGTGGCCTTCCCGGCCTTAAGCTGCGGCGCTTACGGCTACCCCGTGGAGCTGGCCGCTCCCGTCGCCCTTGGTGAGCTTTCTCACGCCGTTCGCAAAGGCCTCGTCCGCGAGGCCTGGATGGTGCTCTTCTCCGAGCAGGCTTACGAAACCTGGCTGGGCATCGCCCGGCAAATCCTGTAG
- the hslV gene encoding ATP-dependent protease subunit HslV codes for MDIHGTTILAVRDPKGVAMAGDGQVTFGQAVAMKHSARKVRRLYKDRVLAGFAGSTADAFTLFERFEAKLEEYSGNLTRAAVELAKDWRKDKFLRKLEAMLLVADATSILILTGAGDVIEPDDGLAAIGSGGAYALAAARALARNTEMSAEDIARNAMDIAAELCVFTNSNIVLETVDR; via the coding sequence ATGGACATTCACGGCACCACTATTCTGGCCGTGCGCGACCCCAAGGGCGTCGCCATGGCCGGGGACGGACAGGTCACCTTCGGACAGGCGGTGGCCATGAAACATTCGGCCCGCAAGGTCCGCCGTCTGTACAAGGACCGGGTGTTGGCCGGATTCGCCGGCTCCACGGCCGACGCCTTCACCCTCTTCGAGCGCTTCGAGGCCAAGCTGGAGGAATACTCCGGCAACCTCACCCGCGCCGCCGTTGAGCTGGCCAAGGACTGGCGCAAGGACAAATTCCTGCGCAAGCTCGAGGCCATGCTTCTTGTTGCGGACGCAACGTCGATTCTTATCCTCACCGGCGCAGGCGACGTGATCGAGCCGGACGACGGCCTGGCCGCCATCGGCTCAGGCGGAGCTTACGCCCTGGCCGCTGCCCGCGCGCTCGCGCGCAACACCGAGATGTCGGCCGAGGACATCGCCCGAAATGCCATGGACATAGCCGCCGAACTGTGCGTCTTCACCAATTCGAACATCGTGCTGGAGACTGTGGACAGATAA
- the hslU gene encoding ATP-dependent protease ATPase subunit HslU, giving the protein MNTLTPREIVSELDKYIVGQNAAKRMVAIAMRNRWRRQQLDPVLRDEIAPKNILMIGPTGVGKTEIARRLAKLAGCPFHKVEATKFTEVGYVGRDVESMVRDLMEIGVQLIRQEEAGKVRIKAEHAAEERLLDLLLPAAKQSPPSYSAGSQAAIPLGESDEAQSTREKLRQLWRKGTLDDKQVEMEVTVPSPSVEIMAMPGMEELGSQFKDMFSKVFPQKKKTRKLKVREAYDILIAEESEKLVDMDKVAETAKERVEQTGILFIDEIDKICGRSSQGGSGPDVSREGVQRDLLPVVEGCVVNTKYGMVRTDHILFISAGAFHFSKPSDLVPELQGRFPLRVELSALGKDEFLRILTEPQNSLTIQYVALLATEGVTIEFPLEGLDEVAGFAQKVNEETENIGARRLYTIMEKIVQDLSFDAPDRGGETVVIDRAYVRDKLQDVAEDRDLTRYIL; this is encoded by the coding sequence ATGAATACGCTCACCCCCCGGGAGATCGTCTCGGAACTCGACAAATACATCGTGGGCCAGAACGCGGCCAAACGCATGGTGGCCATCGCCATGCGCAACCGCTGGCGCCGCCAGCAGCTCGACCCCGTGCTGCGCGACGAGATAGCCCCCAAGAACATCCTCATGATCGGCCCCACGGGCGTTGGCAAGACCGAGATTGCCAGGCGCCTAGCGAAGCTGGCCGGATGCCCCTTCCACAAGGTGGAGGCCACCAAGTTCACAGAGGTGGGCTACGTTGGCCGCGACGTGGAGTCCATGGTGCGAGACCTCATGGAGATCGGCGTGCAGCTCATCCGCCAGGAAGAGGCCGGCAAGGTGCGCATCAAGGCCGAGCATGCCGCCGAGGAACGCCTGCTGGACCTCTTGCTGCCGGCTGCCAAGCAGTCTCCTCCTTCGTACTCCGCCGGTTCCCAGGCGGCCATTCCCCTGGGTGAATCCGACGAGGCCCAGTCCACCCGGGAGAAGCTCCGCCAGCTCTGGCGCAAGGGAACTCTGGACGACAAGCAGGTGGAGATGGAGGTCACCGTGCCCTCTCCCAGCGTGGAGATCATGGCCATGCCGGGCATGGAGGAACTGGGCAGCCAGTTCAAGGACATGTTCTCCAAGGTGTTTCCCCAGAAGAAAAAGACCCGCAAGCTCAAAGTCCGCGAGGCCTACGACATCCTCATAGCCGAGGAGTCCGAAAAGCTGGTGGACATGGACAAGGTGGCCGAGACCGCCAAGGAGCGAGTGGAACAGACCGGCATCCTGTTCATCGACGAGATCGACAAGATCTGCGGCCGTTCCTCCCAGGGCGGCTCAGGCCCGGACGTCTCCCGCGAGGGCGTGCAGCGGGACCTCCTGCCCGTGGTGGAAGGCTGCGTGGTGAACACCAAGTACGGCATGGTGCGCACCGACCACATCCTGTTCATCTCGGCCGGAGCCTTCCATTTCTCCAAGCCTTCGGATCTTGTGCCCGAACTGCAGGGCCGCTTCCCGCTGAGAGTTGAACTTTCCGCCCTGGGCAAGGACGAGTTCCTGCGCATCCTCACCGAGCCCCAGAACTCCCTGACCATCCAGTATGTGGCCCTGCTGGCCACGGAAGGCGTCACCATCGAATTCCCTTTGGAAGGCCTGGACGAAGTGGCGGGCTTCGCGCAGAAGGTGAACGAGGAGACCGAGAACATCGGGGCGCGCAGGCTCTACACCATCATGGAAAAAATCGTGCAGGACCTCTCCTTCGATGCCCCGGACCGGGGCGGGGAGACCGTGGTCATCGACCGCGCCTACGTGCGTGACAAGCTTCAGGACGTGGCCGAAGACCGCGACCTGACCCGCTACATTCTTTAG
- the argB gene encoding acetylglutamate kinase, with amino-acid sequence MDSSAASQARVLLESLPYIRKFHGKTVVIKYGGHAMKDDALKRSFALNVVLLKYIGVNPVIVHGGGPQIGQMLTQLGIESHFREGLRVTDDATMNVVEMVLVGRVNKEIVNLINLHGGTCVGLSGKDGWLIKVRKLEMVLAKEDAPPELIDLGNVGEPVSVNAGLIRTLTDSGVIPVIAPVGVDEHGTTYNINADTAAGAVAQALGAKRLILLTDVAGVLDAGGTLIESMDLREASKAIEDGVAKGGMIPKLKCCMEAVQSGVEKAHVIDGRVENSLILELFTKSGVGTEVTHKKP; translated from the coding sequence ATGGATAGCTCTGCCGCAAGCCAGGCCCGGGTGCTGCTCGAATCTCTGCCGTATATCCGCAAGTTCCACGGCAAGACCGTGGTGATCAAATACGGCGGCCACGCCATGAAGGACGACGCCCTGAAAAGAAGCTTCGCCTTAAACGTGGTGCTGCTCAAGTACATTGGGGTGAACCCGGTCATCGTGCACGGCGGCGGCCCCCAGATCGGCCAGATGCTCACCCAGCTTGGCATCGAGTCCCATTTCCGCGAAGGCTTGCGGGTAACCGACGACGCCACCATGAACGTGGTGGAGATGGTGCTGGTGGGGCGGGTGAACAAGGAGATCGTGAACCTCATAAACCTGCACGGCGGCACCTGCGTGGGGCTTTCCGGCAAGGACGGCTGGCTCATCAAGGTGCGCAAGCTGGAGATGGTTCTCGCCAAGGAGGACGCCCCGCCCGAACTGATCGATCTGGGCAACGTGGGCGAGCCCGTGAGCGTGAATGCAGGGCTCATAAGGACCCTGACCGATTCCGGGGTCATCCCGGTTATCGCGCCTGTGGGCGTGGACGAGCACGGCACCACTTACAACATAAACGCCGACACCGCCGCCGGGGCCGTGGCCCAGGCTCTTGGGGCCAAGCGGCTGATCCTTTTGACCGACGTGGCCGGAGTGCTGGACGCCGGAGGCACGCTCATCGAGTCCATGGACCTTCGCGAAGCGAGCAAGGCCATCGAGGACGGCGTGGCCAAGGGGGGCATGATCCCCAAGCTCAAGTGCTGCATGGAAGCGGTGCAGTCCGGCGTTGAAAAGGCGCACGTTATTGACGGGCGCGTGGAGAACTCACTCATCCTGGAGCTGTTCACCAAGTCCGGGGTCGGCACCGAAGTCACCCACAAGAAACCGTGA
- the pyrR gene encoding bifunctional pyr operon transcriptional regulator/uracil phosphoribosyltransferase PyrR, translating into MKRQKIVMNGKEMSRTLERLAFEILERHGECTELALIGVQRRGVELAQRLKKILESRLGCELPLGKLDINLYRDDWTNLAHQPKINQTEIPFAIDGRKLILVDDVLYSGRTVRAALEAILDFGRPKKVELLVLVDRGHRELPIQADYMGKQLPTSIEERVDVYVKELDGEDKVRLAGEEAEA; encoded by the coding sequence ATGAAGCGTCAGAAAATAGTGATGAATGGCAAGGAAATGTCGCGCACCTTGGAACGGTTGGCCTTCGAAATTTTGGAGCGCCATGGTGAATGCACCGAGCTTGCCCTTATCGGCGTTCAGCGCCGAGGGGTGGAACTTGCCCAGCGCTTGAAAAAGATTCTCGAGTCGAGGCTGGGGTGCGAGCTGCCATTGGGCAAGCTCGACATCAACCTCTACCGGGACGACTGGACCAATCTGGCTCATCAGCCCAAGATAAACCAGACTGAGATCCCCTTCGCAATCGACGGGCGAAAGCTCATCCTCGTGGACGACGTGCTCTATTCCGGACGCACAGTGCGGGCCGCCCTGGAGGCCATCCTGGATTTCGGCAGGCCCAAAAAGGTCGAGCTTCTGGTTCTGGTGGACCGTGGCCACCGGGAGCTGCCCATCCAGGCCGACTACATGGGCAAGCAGCTGCCTACCTCCATTGAGGAACGGGTGGACGTGTACGTGAAGGAATTGGACGGAGAGGACAAGGTCCGCCTCGCTGGCGAGGAAGCGGAAGCGTGA
- a CDS encoding IscA/HesB family protein, with amino-acid sequence MVTVTQPAKDQLDAYFAENEKAPIRIFLASGSCSGPKLSLALDEPKDTDDVFDTQGYSFVVDKDLLTQATPLTVDFAGCGFSIDSSLELGGGGCGGGCSCSSGGCSS; translated from the coding sequence ATGGTTACAGTTACACAGCCCGCCAAAGACCAGCTCGACGCATATTTCGCTGAAAACGAGAAAGCGCCCATCCGCATCTTTCTTGCCAGCGGTTCCTGCTCGGGCCCCAAGCTGTCTTTGGCATTGGACGAACCCAAGGACACGGACGACGTCTTTGATACGCAAGGGTATTCCTTCGTTGTGGATAAAGACCTCCTGACCCAGGCCACCCCGCTTACAGTGGACTTCGCCGGTTGCGGTTTCAGCATTGATTCGAGCCTTGAGCTCGGAGGCGGCGGATGCGGCGGCGGATGCTCCTGCTCCAGCGGAGGCTGCTCCTCGTAG
- a CDS encoding response regulator, with amino-acid sequence MPGKILIVDDEIHIRMLLEQTLEDLEEEQGITILTAANGQQGLALIKQEKPDVVFLDIMMPKLNGYEVCRKIKEMPELSHRLSIVLLTAKGQEIDRKLGLQLGAKLYMTKPFDPDEVLETARSLLGISR; translated from the coding sequence ATGCCCGGCAAGATTCTCATCGTTGACGACGAAATCCACATCCGTATGCTTCTTGAGCAGACCCTCGAAGATCTTGAGGAAGAGCAGGGCATAACCATCCTGACAGCTGCCAACGGTCAGCAGGGCTTGGCCCTCATCAAGCAGGAAAAACCCGACGTGGTTTTCTTGGACATCATGATGCCCAAGTTAAACGGCTACGAAGTCTGCCGGAAGATTAAAGAGATGCCCGAGCTCTCCCACAGGCTGAGCATTGTGCTGCTCACAGCCAAGGGCCAGGAGATCGATCGCAAGCTGGGCCTTCAACTGGGTGCCAAACTCTACATGACCAAACCCTTCGATCCCGACGAAGTCCTGGAAACCGCCAGGTCCTTGCTCGGCATATCCAGGTAG
- a CDS encoding c-di-GMP phosphodiesterase, with amino-acid sequence MVLSRFFRNHDITPLFEKAKALLEPGWGVGVVQSGKLLVSLGLTDDHLDRPGAMRFSSSFSINGHPEGHVVVAPTQANGGPFLAGGVQQVADILAQSLEMLLRQEDARRALASDTLQKYRELALLHRATVGLNASLRLREVGRELLAECQSGALPTEMGMIFLRDQNAKAPLPLASFGLAKECQLDRITGSALFADIMRGGKGEVISDLGSDIRWNGEVSGVTALLIAPIVAGDSWAGALVLATTKDVHIEAKHLQYVTTLASVAGTAMANASHFEGIQTLLKALLQALATAIDARDPFTAGHSHRVARLAVALARVVHQDRSFFPEASFDSVALTEIYFAGLLHDVGKIGVREQVLTKATRLPLQHMRIIGMRMALRSELTGEPWQEAFAQLERINRSDTISRADASFVVDVSKQEISAYGEAVPILSEDETHALLVVRGNLLPEERREIERHPSESFRILQHIPFPKTMSNLLDIICQHHERLDGSGYPTGVKADGISLMTRMLMIVDIYDAITMERHYKPALPREKALLVLQDEVGQGKLDERLVRLMTENIDAIEEDSMRMAMEKDFDSIINRNSPA; translated from the coding sequence ATGGTTCTTAGCAGATTTTTTAGAAATCACGACATTACACCACTTTTTGAGAAAGCCAAGGCATTGCTCGAGCCCGGCTGGGGCGTGGGAGTCGTGCAGAGTGGAAAGCTACTAGTCTCTCTGGGACTGACTGATGACCATCTGGATCGTCCCGGCGCCATGCGTTTCAGCTCTTCCTTCTCGATCAACGGGCATCCCGAAGGCCATGTGGTTGTTGCCCCCACCCAAGCCAACGGCGGTCCTTTCCTTGCGGGCGGCGTCCAGCAGGTTGCGGACATCCTTGCTCAAAGCCTGGAGATGCTTCTTCGCCAAGAAGATGCCCGTCGGGCATTGGCTTCGGACACGCTGCAAAAATACCGCGAACTGGCCCTGCTGCATCGTGCCACCGTTGGTTTGAACGCCTCTCTGCGCCTGCGTGAGGTTGGGCGAGAGCTCCTGGCCGAATGCCAGTCCGGCGCGCTTCCCACGGAAATGGGCATGATCTTTCTACGCGACCAGAATGCGAAGGCGCCGTTGCCTCTGGCCTCATTTGGCTTGGCCAAGGAGTGCCAACTGGACCGGATTACCGGCAGCGCGCTGTTCGCCGACATCATGCGAGGGGGCAAAGGCGAGGTCATAAGCGACCTGGGTTCAGACATCCGTTGGAACGGCGAGGTTTCGGGCGTCACAGCCCTGCTCATCGCCCCCATTGTGGCCGGGGATTCCTGGGCCGGAGCGCTGGTGCTGGCCACGACCAAGGATGTCCATATCGAGGCCAAGCATCTTCAATACGTCACCACGCTGGCCTCGGTCGCAGGCACGGCCATGGCCAACGCGTCGCACTTCGAGGGCATCCAAACTCTCCTCAAGGCGCTGCTCCAGGCCCTGGCAACAGCCATCGACGCCCGGGATCCTTTCACTGCCGGGCATTCCCACCGTGTTGCCCGGCTGGCTGTTGCTTTGGCAAGAGTGGTGCATCAGGACCGGTCCTTCTTCCCGGAAGCATCCTTTGATTCCGTGGCCCTGACAGAAATCTATTTTGCGGGACTTCTGCACGACGTGGGCAAGATTGGCGTACGCGAGCAAGTGCTCACAAAGGCGACAAGGCTGCCTTTGCAACATATGCGGATCATAGGCATGCGCATGGCCCTGCGCTCCGAGCTCACAGGCGAACCCTGGCAGGAGGCATTCGCCCAGCTTGAGCGGATCAACCGCTCGGACACCATCAGCCGCGCTGACGCGTCCTTCGTTGTGGACGTATCCAAGCAGGAAATTTCGGCCTACGGCGAGGCTGTACCGATCTTAAGCGAGGACGAAACCCATGCGCTCCTGGTTGTCCGGGGCAACCTGCTGCCTGAGGAAAGGCGTGAGATAGAGCGCCATCCTTCAGAAAGCTTCCGCATCCTCCAGCACATTCCTTTCCCCAAAACCATGAGCAACCTGCTGGACATCATCTGTCAGCACCACGAACGCCTCGACGGTTCCGGCTATCCGACAGGAGTGAAGGCCGACGGGATATCGCTTATGACCCGCATGCTCATGATAGTGGACATTTACGACGCCATCACCATGGAACGCCATTACAAACCCGCCCTGCCCAGGGAGAAAGCTTTGCTCGTGCTCCAGGACGAAGTGGGACAGGGCAAGCTGGACGAACGGCTGGTGCGCCTCATGACGGAAAATATCGACGCCATAGAGGAAGATTCAATGCGGATGGCCATGGAAAAGGACTTCGACTCCATCATCAACCGCAACAGCCCTGCTTAA
- the fabZ gene encoding 3-hydroxyacyl-ACP dehydratase FabZ, with amino-acid sequence MVQLPLPITEIFKLIPHRYPFLLVDRVLDFEKDTSLTAIKNVTINEPFFQGHFPDMPVMPGVLLLEAMAQAGALLLALSREGLGDKLFMFTGINNAKFRKPVVPGDQLTLTCTDVKQKLTLWRMQGRAMVNGELACQAELTAAVVDRARI; translated from the coding sequence ATGGTCCAACTGCCCTTGCCAATCACCGAAATTTTCAAGCTCATTCCGCACCGCTATCCGTTCCTGCTGGTGGACAGGGTCCTTGATTTCGAGAAGGACACGTCGCTTACGGCCATAAAGAACGTCACCATCAATGAGCCCTTTTTTCAGGGACACTTTCCGGACATGCCCGTCATGCCGGGAGTGCTCCTGCTGGAGGCCATGGCCCAGGCCGGGGCTCTGCTCCTGGCTTTGTCGCGCGAGGGACTTGGCGACAAGCTCTTCATGTTCACGGGTATAAACAACGCCAAGTTCCGCAAACCAGTGGTGCCCGGCGATCAGTTGACCCTGACCTGCACCGACGTGAAGCAGAAGCTCACCCTGTGGCGTATGCAGGGCCGGGCAATGGTCAACGGCGAGCTGGCCTGCCAGGCGGAACTGACCGCCGCCGTGGTGGACAGAGCAAGGATCTAA
- a CDS encoding OmpH family outer membrane protein, translating into MPNLLKYVLLACLVMAMPVLAQAADKIGVVNSQDVVMNSDAGKRAMQDLQSKADAKQRELTRQSEELKKMDENFRKQSVTLSAEARAKMQGEMETKFKKMMDDQNNFNQQMGQEQSKVLEPLMKVFDQVVADYAKKNGFNLIVERRAVLFVGSGMDVTADITKDFEAAAKRGK; encoded by the coding sequence ATGCCTAACTTGCTGAAATACGTTCTGCTTGCTTGCTTGGTTATGGCCATGCCGGTCCTCGCCCAGGCGGCTGACAAGATCGGTGTGGTCAATTCCCAGGATGTGGTCATGAATTCCGATGCAGGCAAACGCGCCATGCAGGACCTGCAGAGCAAGGCCGACGCCAAGCAGCGCGAGCTGACCCGTCAGAGCGAAGAGCTCAAGAAGATGGACGAGAACTTCCGCAAGCAGAGCGTCACACTCTCCGCCGAGGCCCGGGCCAAGATGCAGGGCGAGATGGAGACCAAGTTCAAGAAGATGATGGACGACCAGAACAACTTCAACCAGCAGATGGGACAGGAGCAGTCCAAGGTCCTTGAGCCGCTGATGAAGGTGTTCGATCAGGTCGTGGCTGATTACGCCAAGAAGAACGGCTTCAATCTGATCGTCGAGCGCCGGGCCGTGTTGTTCGTGGGAAGTGGCATGGACGTCACCGCGGACATCACCAAGGACTTCGAAGCTGCCGCCAAGCGCGGAAAATAG